One part of the Patescibacteria group bacterium genome encodes these proteins:
- the murE gene encoding UDP-N-acetylmuramyl-tripeptide synthetase, with product MLAQIKKIIPLRLFKILQPPYHYLMNLAAALTYRFPSQKLIVIGITGTTGKTSTVYLAAKALEANGYRVGYSSTAQFSDGRKEWLNDKKMTMVGRFFTQRLLREMLKNSCQYAIIETTSEGIKQFRHRFINYDILLFTGLYPEHIESHGSFEKYKAAKSDLFKHLKNCRTKYVNDKKLVCRPKSELKKLDLERVKKTIIVNGDDDHAAHFLSFWSENKFIYSSSLADRSEAAKYFRLDPLAKDWHFLGYHSVRASADGTECIIDGQGVQLSLLGDFNAQNATAAYAVTVSQNLKADLSLRALESVKSLAGKLEKIDLGQNFSVIVDYAFEPRALEKVYQAIYLLEPQRIIHVLGSTGGGRDVARRPELGRIAGERADCVIVTNEDPYDDNPQLIIEQVALGAERAGKELDKDLFKVLDRRLAIRQALSLAQEGDLVLISGKGAEQYICVAGGEKVPWDDRRVAREELTALCG from the coding sequence ATGTTGGCACAGATCAAGAAAATAATTCCGCTCCGCTTATTTAAAATTCTCCAACCGCCCTATCATTACCTGATGAATCTAGCGGCGGCTTTAACGTATAGATTTCCTTCCCAGAAATTGATCGTTATCGGCATTACCGGCACGACTGGCAAAACTTCTACGGTTTATCTGGCTGCTAAAGCCTTAGAAGCCAATGGATATCGGGTTGGCTATAGTTCGACCGCGCAGTTCAGTGACGGCCGGAAAGAGTGGTTGAATGACAAGAAGATGACAATGGTCGGGCGCTTTTTTACGCAAAGACTATTACGGGAGATGTTAAAAAATTCTTGCCAATACGCGATTATCGAAACGACCTCGGAAGGCATTAAGCAGTTCCGCCACCGTTTCATTAATTACGACATCCTGTTATTTACTGGCTTATACCCTGAGCACATCGAGTCCCACGGCAGCTTTGAAAAATATAAAGCAGCTAAGAGTGACTTGTTCAAGCATCTAAAGAATTGCCGGACTAAATATGTTAATGACAAGAAGCTTGTCTGCCGTCCGAAGAGCGAGCTAAAAAAGCTCGACCTGGAACGTGTTAAAAAAACCATTATCGTTAATGGTGATGATGACCACGCTGCCCATTTCTTGTCTTTTTGGAGCGAAAATAAGTTTATCTATAGTTCGAGCTTGGCTGATCGGAGCGAAGCGGCAAAATATTTCCGTTTAGATCCCCTAGCTAAAGATTGGCATTTTTTAGGCTATCATAGCGTGAGGGCCAGTGCTGATGGTACTGAATGCATTATTGACGGGCAGGGCGTCCAACTTTCTCTGCTTGGTGATTTTAACGCTCAGAATGCCACCGCTGCCTACGCGGTTACTGTTAGCCAGAATCTAAAGGCTGATTTGAGTCTGCGAGCCCTGGAGAGCGTTAAAAGCCTAGCAGGGAAATTAGAGAAGATTGATCTCGGTCAAAATTTTTCCGTGATTGTCGATTACGCCTTTGAACCTAGAGCTTTAGAAAAAGTTTATCAGGCTATTTATCTGTTAGAACCCCAACGCATCATCCATGTTCTAGGTTCAACCGGAGGCGGGCGCGATGTCGCGCGGAGGCCGGAACTGGGCAGGATAGCCGGAGAAAGGGCAGATTGCGTGATCGTCACTAACGAGGACCCCTATGACGATAATCCACAATTAATCATTGAGCAGGTAGCTCTAGGCGCGGAAAGAGCTGGGAAAGAACTGGATAAGGATCTTTTTAAGGTTCTAGATCGCCGTTTGGCCATCAGGCAGGCCCTAAGCCTGGCTCAAGAGGGTGATTTAGTCTTAATCAGCGGCAAAGGCGCCGAACAATATATATGTGTCGCTGGCGGCGAGAAAGTCCCTTGGGATGACCGGAGGGTAGCCAGGGAAGAGTTGACAGCCCTTTGTGGATAA